CCCCATGGTTCAGGAAAGTCTGGGCCGCCGTAACTGCCCAAAACGGAAAAACCGTTATCAACAGGATTTCCGATGGATAACATGATGCCTGTTCCCATATGAAAACTGTCGATCCAGGAGGACTGAATAACATTATTTTGAATGTCAAAACCATAAACCGCGATTCCCTCAAAAGGATTGTCCGTTAAACTTCCCTGATATTCATGCATCACAAATCGCCCTCCGAGTATTGAGCGAATAGTACCTTTCATGGGAGATTCATCTGCTACAACGTCAGGTTCAAACCAGGTTTTGGTTATTCCTTCCCAGGTTCCTACCAGAGCCTGCAATTTTTGATGTTCACCGGATTCAAGAGAGA
The sequence above is drawn from the Dyadobacter subterraneus genome and encodes:
- a CDS encoding DUF1579 domain-containing protein; protein product: MAQSKFEISLESGEHQKLQALVGTWEGITKTWFEPDVVADESPMKGTIRSILGGRFVMHEYQGSLTDNPFEGIAVYGFDIQNNVIQSSWIDSFHMGTGIMLSIGNPVDNGFSVLGSYGGPDFPEPWGWRTVVELVDNDKLIITAYNISPEGQEDKATETVYRRIE